Proteins encoded by one window of Marinoscillum sp. 108:
- a CDS encoding polysaccharide lyase family 1 protein, with product MRYSTLFFILFFGVHMICRSQDLAFPGAEGFGRYASGGRGGQVLVVTNLNDSGPGSLREALREDYPRIVLFAVSGNIELESPLDINHGNVTIAGQSAPGDGITLKNYPLKVKGDNVIIRYIRSRLGDERNVQDDGMSAMDNRNLMIDHCSFSWSTDESASIYDNELVTVQYCIISESLNNSVHQKGTHGYGGIWGGKKASFHHNLLAHHNSRNPRFQGARYHKKPEHEIADFRNNVIYNWKSNNSYGGEEGNYNLINNTYKPGPATESKVDKILDPYEPYGHFYLEGNELIGNPHVSDNNWAGVNGGDAVVSQIRLENPLEVASVTTQSAKASFEWVLKSAGASYRRDAVDQRIVEEVREGKATFGNNGIIDSQTQVGGWPVLQSEKAPKDTDRDGMPDKWEKRRHLNMKKDDSAEIGLMEHYTNIEVYLNELVQN from the coding sequence ATGAGATATAGTACATTGTTTTTCATTTTGTTTTTTGGGGTTCACATGATCTGTCGATCTCAGGATCTTGCTTTTCCGGGTGCGGAGGGGTTCGGTAGGTATGCTTCAGGGGGACGTGGTGGTCAGGTATTGGTTGTTACAAACCTTAACGATTCTGGTCCTGGAAGCTTAAGGGAAGCATTACGTGAGGATTATCCAAGAATTGTTTTGTTTGCCGTTTCAGGGAATATTGAGTTGGAATCGCCACTCGACATCAACCATGGCAATGTAACTATCGCTGGTCAATCAGCACCCGGTGATGGCATTACACTAAAAAATTATCCTCTGAAAGTTAAAGGAGACAATGTAATTATCAGGTACATCCGTTCCCGGTTAGGAGACGAACGAAATGTACAGGATGACGGCATGAGTGCTATGGACAATCGAAACTTAATGATTGATCACTGCAGCTTCAGTTGGAGCACAGATGAAAGTGCCTCCATCTATGATAATGAGCTGGTAACTGTACAGTATTGCATCATTTCTGAGAGCCTGAATAATTCTGTGCATCAAAAAGGAACCCATGGATATGGTGGGATATGGGGAGGCAAAAAGGCCAGTTTTCATCACAATTTGTTAGCACATCACAACAGTCGAAATCCGCGTTTTCAGGGAGCTCGTTATCACAAGAAACCCGAGCATGAAATCGCTGATTTTCGTAACAATGTCATCTATAACTGGAAATCAAACAACAGTTATGGCGGTGAAGAAGGAAATTATAATTTGATCAACAACACCTACAAACCGGGCCCGGCTACCGAATCCAAAGTGGATAAAATTTTGGATCCGTATGAGCCTTATGGACATTTTTATCTGGAAGGGAATGAGCTTATTGGAAATCCTCATGTTTCTGACAACAACTGGGCTGGAGTGAATGGAGGGGACGCCGTGGTGAGCCAGATCAGGTTGGAAAACCCTTTGGAAGTGGCATCAGTAACTACTCAATCAGCAAAAGCGTCTTTTGAATGGGTGCTGAAATCTGCCGGAGCTAGTTATAGGCGGGATGCTGTTGATCAAAGGATTGTTGAAGAAGTGCGTGAAGGAAAAGCGACTTTCGGGAATAACGGAATTATTGACTCACAAACTCAGGTTGGGGGCTGGCCGGTACTGCAATCAGAAAAAGCTCCAAAGGACACTGACCGGGATGGTATGCCTGACAAATGGGAAAAAAGAAGGCATCTGAATATGAAAAAAGATGATTCTGCTGAGATTGGGTTGATGGAGCATTATACAAACATTGAGGTCTATTTGAATGAGTTGGTTCAGAACTAG
- a CDS encoding T9SS type A sorting domain-containing protein, whose protein sequence is MKLLSNILSILMLCTLSVTGAWSQDDPNQPAVGEWTIYNADELPDAADPAWSASNGSGTTWSIESDPIRVGNNLLALDGADASGMYKTADFDPVPTAVTVVMRVKGKDLTADRLTDIDMHINGFRDQLNIRSSGELSLQRSGASVDLSGLLNTSQWNVYRMTIDASSGTEGVVKIYLNENPFPVLSATTTTTTGSNYFRFGDGNGSPTYSAYVDYVSYDVTGAFSPAQTRLPNDLTKPPVGAWTIYHADQLPDAADPAWSASNGSGTTWAIESDPVRVGNNLLALDGADASGMFKTSDFDPTPTGVTVVMRVKAKDPSADRLTDIDMHINGFRDQLNIRSSGELSLQRSGASVDLSGVLNVNKWNVYRMTINASSGTEGIVKIYLNENPYPVLTATTTTTTSSNYFRFGDGNGSPTYSAYVDYVSYDVTGAFSPEQTRLPNEVTKPPVGEWSIYNANELPDAADPAWSASNGSGTIWAIEADPVSVGNNLLTLDGADASGMYKTSDFDPVPTAATVVMRVKAKDLTADRLTDIDMHINGFRDQLNIRSNGELSLQRSGASVDLSEELNVSQWNVYRMTIDASSGTEGIVKIYLNENPYPVLTATTTTTTGSNYYRFGDGNGSPTYSAYVDYVLHDVTGAYSPSQSRLPAQFTGDDEGPTPVITAPAALSEFVQHLGTPTAAKSFSVSGSDLSTDLTITASSGYELSLSETDAFTTDPLVLSNIEGTVAETTIYVRLNSTELGAFNGAVTLVSGSTTKAVSLTGMTIVPEISVSGALEPFKESVSSVSESQSYSVTAVYLVADLTITAPDSYEVSLDNTTWSGMVSIAPDSEGVINSTSVYVRLNGTETGQYNGNIVHSSTGATDVLLAVTGETIPDPGIIASGEFVAFSQNLNQPSDPQSYTVSATNLASKLEISVPQGFEISFNGELWLSSLSLAPLDGNVASTTIYIRLNAPTEGSHSGSLVHSSVGVDAVSFSLSGSTAAGVVLGATFDDDLFKMWPNPATDRIFIRGKVLQNNQQLSLYTLGGVRVNSYKLLQNNEGVELDLTNLSQGMYVIELTNEGKKVTKKFWKE, encoded by the coding sequence ATGAAACTGTTATCCAATATATTATCAATCCTAATGCTGTGTACCCTGTCAGTTACAGGAGCATGGTCTCAGGATGACCCCAACCAACCTGCGGTTGGTGAATGGACAATTTACAATGCTGATGAGCTGCCAGATGCCGCTGACCCGGCCTGGAGTGCCAGCAATGGATCAGGTACCACCTGGTCGATAGAGTCTGATCCGATTCGGGTAGGCAACAATTTGTTGGCGTTGGATGGAGCCGATGCTTCAGGAATGTACAAAACTGCAGATTTTGATCCGGTGCCTACTGCCGTGACGGTGGTCATGCGGGTCAAAGGCAAGGACCTCACCGCTGATCGATTGACGGATATTGATATGCACATCAATGGTTTTAGGGACCAATTAAACATCCGATCCTCTGGTGAGCTGAGCTTACAGCGTTCAGGTGCTTCTGTAGATTTATCGGGTCTGTTAAATACCTCCCAGTGGAATGTCTACCGAATGACCATAGATGCCTCGAGTGGTACTGAAGGGGTTGTGAAGATTTACTTAAATGAAAACCCCTTTCCGGTTCTTTCAGCCACTACAACTACCACTACAGGTTCAAATTACTTTCGCTTTGGAGATGGAAATGGTAGTCCAACATACTCGGCCTATGTGGATTATGTGAGCTATGATGTTACAGGAGCATTTTCACCAGCACAAACTCGCTTACCCAATGATTTGACCAAACCTCCCGTGGGGGCGTGGACCATTTATCATGCGGATCAATTGCCAGATGCGGCCGATCCTGCTTGGAGTGCCAGCAATGGATCAGGAACTACCTGGGCCATCGAATCAGATCCGGTAAGGGTAGGTAATAATCTACTGGCGCTGGATGGAGCGGATGCTTCGGGGATGTTCAAGACCTCAGATTTTGACCCGACACCTACTGGTGTGACAGTGGTGATGCGTGTCAAAGCCAAAGATCCGTCTGCGGATCGTTTGACCGATATCGACATGCACATCAATGGATTTAGAGATCAATTGAATATCAGATCTTCTGGAGAGTTGAGTCTCCAGCGATCCGGCGCTTCCGTAGATTTGTCCGGAGTTTTAAACGTGAATAAGTGGAATGTATACCGGATGACAATCAATGCGAGTAGTGGTACTGAAGGGATTGTAAAGATCTACTTGAATGAGAACCCTTATCCGGTGCTTACTGCCACTACCACTACCACTACTAGCTCTAATTATTTCCGCTTCGGAGATGGCAATGGTAGCCCAACTTACTCGGCATATGTGGACTATGTAAGCTATGATGTTACAGGGGCATTCTCTCCCGAACAAACCAGATTGCCCAATGAGGTAACAAAGCCACCTGTGGGTGAATGGTCTATTTATAACGCTAACGAACTGCCAGACGCAGCTGACCCAGCCTGGAGTGCCAGCAACGGCTCGGGTACCATCTGGGCCATAGAAGCTGATCCGGTAAGCGTTGGAAATAATTTACTGACATTAGATGGAGCAGACGCCTCGGGAATGTACAAAACTTCTGATTTTGACCCTGTCCCAACAGCGGCTACCGTCGTGATGAGAGTGAAAGCAAAGGATCTAACCGCAGATCGTCTCACGGACATAGATATGCACATCAATGGATTTCGGGATCAGCTAAATATCCGATCTAACGGAGAACTCAGCTTACAGCGTTCTGGAGCTTCTGTGGACCTCTCTGAGGAGCTAAACGTATCTCAATGGAATGTATATCGCATGACTATAGATGCGAGTAGTGGTACAGAAGGTATTGTTAAAATCTACCTAAATGAAAATCCTTATCCAGTACTCACTGCCACTACCACTACCACAACAGGCTCTAATTACTACCGGTTTGGAGATGGAAATGGTAGTCCGACTTACTCGGCTTATGTGGATTATGTCCTTCATGATGTGACCGGGGCTTACTCACCTTCCCAATCACGACTGCCAGCGCAGTTTACAGGTGACGATGAGGGGCCTACACCGGTGATTACTGCTCCTGCTGCCCTTTCTGAATTCGTCCAACATTTGGGAACACCAACTGCCGCTAAGTCTTTTAGTGTATCGGGTAGTGATCTTAGCACGGATTTGACCATTACGGCATCAAGTGGGTATGAACTTTCACTGAGTGAGACGGATGCATTTACCACAGATCCTTTGGTGTTGAGCAATATCGAAGGTACAGTTGCCGAGACCACCATCTATGTTAGGTTAAATTCTACGGAGCTCGGCGCGTTTAATGGAGCTGTTACTTTGGTGAGTGGTAGTACCACAAAGGCTGTTTCACTAACTGGAATGACAATAGTGCCTGAAATCAGTGTGAGCGGGGCGCTTGAGCCATTCAAAGAAAGTGTTAGCTCGGTTTCCGAATCGCAATCTTATTCCGTCACTGCCGTCTACTTGGTTGCAGACCTGACTATTACAGCCCCGGATAGTTACGAGGTATCCCTCGACAATACCACCTGGAGTGGGATGGTTAGTATTGCCCCGGATAGCGAGGGAGTTATTAACTCCACCAGCGTCTATGTGAGGCTGAACGGAACTGAAACGGGCCAATACAATGGAAATATTGTTCATTCATCTACCGGAGCGACTGATGTACTACTTGCTGTAACGGGAGAGACGATTCCTGATCCTGGGATTATTGCTTCAGGGGAGTTTGTTGCTTTTTCTCAAAATCTGAATCAACCATCAGACCCTCAGAGTTATACGGTCTCTGCCACTAATCTTGCTAGCAAACTCGAAATTTCAGTGCCACAAGGTTTTGAGATTTCATTCAACGGAGAGCTATGGTTGAGTTCACTTTCACTTGCCCCTCTGGATGGAAATGTTGCCAGCACCACCATTTACATAAGGCTCAATGCACCTACGGAAGGTAGCCATAGTGGCAGTCTTGTGCATAGCAGTGTGGGAGTTGATGCCGTTTCCTTTTCATTGTCAGGAAGTACAGCAGCAGGAGTGGTTTTAGGTGCCACTTTCGATGATGATCTATTCAAAATGTGGCCCAATCCAGCTACGGATAGAATTTTCATAAGAGGTAAGGTGCTACAAAATAACCAGCAACTATCACTTTACACCTTGGGTGGGGTAAGAGTAAATTCATATAAACTCTTGCAAAACAATGAAGGGGTGGAACTAGACCTTACTAACCTGTCACAGGGCATGTATGTGATTGAACTTACCAATGAAGGTAAGAAGGTGACCAAGAAATTCTGGAAAGAATAA
- a CDS encoding DUF5123 domain-containing protein, with the protein MYTRIKKFTGILLCALSLVPMACKDDIDPVITELTKSRAFAPVGLEARVRNQVDIELSWTANPDVDQYVIEFFQDSLRFSGDPISTAIVDDIPTAGTITYTESLSGETRYSARVRAVTEGLEESNWAIVTARTDAEQIFLPLPGENVQDTYATVVWQPGSEVTHLLIVPGNTLVQISAAQVAAGEARIDGLSGATDYTVTLYNGTKRRGTVTFSTLKEANVTANDDLSSVINASEEGAVLILAAGTYNLGGKEITKSIVIEGQKWYDMPVIIGQFSCGTPVSSITLRYLNIQGQDDYGQMFNASASECNLGTLTVQGCEISGYSNNILYSNSGGTYGDIIISDTYIHDIPGGGGDGFDFRGGAVGSLTLENSTVANGIRTLLRMQVAADVAFRNCTFYRACIADNSNNRGFFRMSGGGTSLEVSKCLFVETGIEGSGGAIYGNWSQAGDISEEVSLNYRDNYYFNTIGLWEGEYTDPGEVDATEANPGFVDPANGDFTITNQNLIDEEVGPSRWRQ; encoded by the coding sequence ATGTATACCAGAATTAAAAAATTCACAGGAATCTTGCTATGCGCACTTTCATTGGTGCCTATGGCTTGCAAGGATGACATAGATCCGGTCATTACAGAACTCACAAAATCGAGGGCCTTTGCCCCGGTGGGACTTGAAGCCCGGGTGCGTAACCAGGTAGATATAGAGCTTAGCTGGACCGCAAATCCTGATGTTGACCAATATGTTATAGAGTTCTTTCAGGATAGCCTTCGGTTTTCTGGTGATCCCATCAGCACTGCTATAGTAGACGATATACCCACAGCCGGAACCATCACCTATACAGAATCTCTCTCAGGTGAGACCCGCTACTCGGCCAGAGTGAGAGCTGTGACTGAAGGGCTGGAAGAGTCTAACTGGGCTATTGTCACCGCACGGACAGATGCGGAGCAGATTTTCCTACCATTGCCAGGCGAAAATGTACAGGACACTTACGCCACAGTAGTTTGGCAGCCAGGGAGTGAAGTAACTCATCTGTTAATAGTGCCAGGCAATACATTGGTGCAGATTTCAGCAGCTCAGGTAGCAGCAGGAGAAGCGAGAATCGATGGGCTTTCAGGAGCAACGGATTATACCGTGACCTTGTACAACGGCACCAAAAGAAGAGGAACAGTGACTTTTTCTACCCTGAAAGAGGCCAATGTTACTGCCAATGATGACCTAAGTAGCGTTATTAATGCCTCAGAAGAGGGGGCGGTACTCATATTAGCGGCAGGCACCTATAACCTTGGTGGAAAGGAAATTACAAAGTCCATAGTTATCGAAGGGCAGAAATGGTACGACATGCCAGTGATTATTGGGCAGTTTTCTTGTGGTACTCCAGTGAGCTCCATCACCCTGAGGTATCTCAATATACAAGGACAAGATGACTATGGTCAAATGTTCAATGCTTCTGCCTCAGAGTGCAATCTCGGTACCCTTACTGTTCAGGGCTGCGAAATCAGTGGCTATAGCAACAATATCCTCTATAGCAACAGCGGAGGAACCTACGGAGACATTATCATTTCTGATACCTACATCCATGATATTCCCGGTGGAGGAGGCGATGGTTTCGACTTTAGGGGTGGAGCTGTGGGATCTCTTACGTTAGAGAATTCTACCGTCGCCAATGGAATACGAACACTCCTGAGAATGCAAGTCGCTGCTGACGTGGCATTTAGGAATTGTACTTTCTACAGGGCTTGTATCGCCGACAATAGTAACAACCGAGGGTTCTTTAGAATGTCCGGCGGTGGTACCTCGTTGGAAGTAAGCAAATGCCTCTTCGTAGAAACAGGTATTGAGGGTAGTGGGGGAGCTATTTATGGAAACTGGTCTCAGGCGGGAGATATCAGTGAGGAAGTGTCATTGAATTACAGAGACAATTACTACTTCAATACCATTGGTTTGTGGGAAGGTGAATATACTGATCCGGGTGAAGTAGATGCGACAGAAGCTAACCCTGGTTTTGTAGATCCGGCAAATGGAGATTTTACTATTACCAATCAGAACCTGATTGATGAAGAAGTAGGACCATCTCGCTGGAGACAATAA
- a CDS encoding RagB/SusD family nutrient uptake outer membrane protein → MKKILNIALAGVLILGTTTSCEDYLEAPAKSTLDESKIFSVYTLAKGAVDGIKEPFGQTNSYRGRFLPNYGMNTDVEWNNNSNNPDDNYDLVKYNAKPNNDQMNTTNNAWAMMYSGIERANICIRGLRNYGDVENDENMAYLLGEALTLRAVYYADLVKSWGDVPARFEPITTETLYLPRSSRDVIYKQLLADLEEAATIVPWPNETSSTASVERVNKAFVKGLRARLALAAGGYSQYADGVRLSTDPELDRATMYGIALQECRDVIASGTARLETSFEDLWRKFNQDDVTAGGESLWEIPFASGRGRWLFTFAVRHLSKDKYTGQARGGQGGPLPFVFYDYAPNDSRRDVTCVPYQWKDVSPSEDIAQQEPTGLDQWMFGKYRYEWKNTRVTASNDDGTNFMYMRYAEILLMAAEAAYELEGPDAAKPYLKEIRQRAFDQADWPTQVDAYLGGLSGSAVFDAIVEEHKLELCGEMQRKQALIRWNLLKTKLDEAKQKMYDLRSQSGEYANVPSTLYYRLAENNETLEFYGLERGETDNKSGEYSDNIDWAVVDELDDEKIETIYVGNPDENQFWPIWQVFIDGSNGQLTNDLLN, encoded by the coding sequence ATGAAAAAGATATTAAACATAGCTCTTGCCGGTGTGCTGATTTTGGGTACCACTACGTCTTGTGAGGATTACCTGGAAGCACCGGCCAAATCTACTCTGGATGAATCGAAGATATTTTCGGTTTATACCCTGGCTAAGGGTGCCGTAGATGGCATTAAGGAACCCTTTGGGCAGACTAACTCATACAGAGGTCGCTTTCTTCCGAATTATGGGATGAACACAGATGTGGAGTGGAACAACAACTCCAATAATCCTGATGACAACTACGACTTGGTGAAATACAATGCGAAGCCCAATAATGACCAAATGAATACGACTAACAATGCCTGGGCCATGATGTATTCGGGTATAGAACGAGCAAATATTTGTATTCGTGGGCTGCGTAACTACGGGGATGTAGAGAATGATGAAAATATGGCCTACTTACTAGGAGAGGCCCTTACCTTGCGAGCTGTTTATTACGCGGACCTGGTCAAATCCTGGGGGGACGTGCCAGCAAGATTTGAACCAATCACTACGGAAACCCTGTACTTACCGAGATCTAGTCGGGACGTTATTTACAAGCAGCTATTAGCAGATCTGGAGGAGGCCGCTACAATCGTTCCATGGCCAAACGAAACATCAAGCACTGCTTCTGTTGAGCGGGTAAATAAAGCTTTTGTCAAAGGACTAAGAGCAAGACTGGCTTTAGCTGCCGGTGGGTACTCGCAGTATGCGGACGGTGTGCGCCTCAGTACTGATCCGGAATTGGATCGCGCAACCATGTATGGAATCGCGTTGCAGGAATGCAGAGATGTGATAGCAAGTGGCACAGCACGTCTTGAAACTTCGTTTGAGGATTTGTGGAGAAAGTTCAACCAAGATGATGTAACAGCCGGAGGGGAATCACTTTGGGAAATCCCATTTGCCTCAGGGAGAGGAAGGTGGTTATTCACTTTTGCCGTAAGGCATTTGAGTAAGGATAAGTACACAGGTCAGGCCAGAGGTGGTCAGGGTGGTCCGTTGCCGTTCGTGTTTTATGATTATGCTCCTAATGACTCACGTAGAGATGTCACTTGTGTGCCATACCAATGGAAAGACGTGAGCCCTTCAGAGGACATTGCTCAGCAAGAGCCTACCGGCCTGGACCAGTGGATGTTTGGTAAATACCGATACGAATGGAAAAACACTCGTGTGACCGCTTCCAACGATGACGGAACCAACTTTATGTACATGCGCTATGCCGAAATTTTACTCATGGCTGCTGAAGCAGCTTATGAGCTGGAGGGGCCTGATGCCGCCAAACCGTATTTGAAAGAAATTCGTCAGCGCGCTTTCGATCAGGCGGACTGGCCTACTCAAGTAGATGCTTATCTGGGCGGCTTATCTGGATCAGCTGTTTTCGATGCGATCGTAGAAGAGCACAAACTCGAACTGTGCGGCGAAATGCAACGCAAGCAGGCCCTCATTAGATGGAATCTGCTAAAGACAAAACTTGACGAGGCGAAACAAAAGATGTACGACCTGAGAAGTCAGTCAGGTGAATATGCTAATGTGCCCTCCACCTTGTATTACAGGCTTGCAGAAAATAACGAAACCCTGGAATTCTACGGATTGGAGAGGGGTGAAACAGACAATAAGTCAGGTGAGTATAGTGATAATATTGATTGGGCGGTAGTGGATGAATTGGATGATGAAAAAATTGAAACCATCTATGTTGGAAACCCCGATGAGAACCAGTTTTGGCCGATCTGGCAAGTCTTTATAGATGGTAGCAATGGACAGTTGACCAACGATTTACTGAATTAA
- a CDS encoding TonB-dependent receptor, whose product MCTKITIRKSWIQILFLPVLVLVSMTSATAQDLTVTGKITDRETGEGLPGVSVVVQGTSEGTITDIEGNYKVTVAEDATLTFSFIGYANQIIPVAGKSIINVSMDVDVQALDEVVVVGYGTQKKSNLTGSVVSVTGDALKKVPVASVAESLTGRLAGVQISTTEGSPDAEVRIRVRGGASLTQSSSPLFIVDGFPVSTISDLSPSDIKSIDVLKDASSTAIYGSRGANGVVIITTKSGTEGKVTVNYNSFYAVKKIAKTLDVLDPEDYARWQYEYAVLDASEEGDYSSYEDYFGLFGDLDQYEGQAANDWQRQIYGRTGTTFSNDLSIRGGGQKFNYSANFARYDDKAIMIGSDYVRNNITLKFKNAPNDKIDLNFSLRYSDTEINGGGANEQNEVSSADSRLKHAVAYAPIPISGVSLSDDTNEQTSGDLVNPIVSTNDNDRLQKRNNYNIAGSFAWKIIDPLQLSTSFTVDNYNYQDNRFYGVTTYKARDRSPAYPNQPSALFSDRKEVRLRNTNTVTYDVLKGELHNLKVMGGHEMLFTQTNELEYEIQGYPVLFSADEAFKLTTQGQSIYADNNFSPDDKLLSFFGRANYDYKNRYLISAVYRADGSSRFKGDNVWGYFPSLSGGWKITEESFMSGLTKWVYLLKLRASYGLAGNNNIPRGQTVQTFESRNTTYINDVNSYWAASTIMANPDLKWETTETKNIGLDFGLLEGRVTGTIEAYQNNTRDLLIRFPVAGTGYEYQYRNMGETENKGVELSLNGIALDKKDYGLNFNFNIAFNRNNIKSLGVMDELVGTEVTTGWASTQIANDYLAQVGDPIGRMYGYVSDGRYEVDDFEEYDENSGQWVLKEGVVTSDGILTPRPGMMKLMDLDGNDTITIDDRRFIGNANPKHTGGFVLNAYAYGFDLTAAFNWSYGNDIYNANKVEFTSANENNQYRNLISVQEEGERWTNIDWNTGELITDPAQLAAVNANTTMWSPYMDRYIFSDWAVEDGSFLRLNTLTLGYTLPKAIIERARIENLRFYITGYNLFILTDYTGFDPEVSTRRKTPLTPGVDYSAYPRSRQFTVGMNLTF is encoded by the coding sequence ATGTGTACTAAAATCACTATTCGCAAGTCATGGATACAGATACTTTTCTTGCCAGTATTGGTACTGGTATCTATGACTAGCGCAACAGCCCAAGATCTGACCGTAACAGGTAAGATTACTGATCGAGAAACAGGAGAGGGCCTGCCAGGAGTGAGCGTTGTAGTTCAGGGAACTTCAGAGGGAACGATCACCGACATTGAAGGAAACTACAAGGTTACTGTTGCTGAGGATGCAACTTTGACCTTTAGTTTTATTGGTTACGCTAACCAAATAATACCAGTTGCTGGGAAGAGTATTATCAACGTGTCCATGGATGTTGATGTACAGGCATTGGATGAGGTGGTAGTGGTAGGTTATGGTACTCAGAAAAAGTCAAACCTGACTGGGTCAGTGGTTTCTGTAACAGGAGATGCTTTGAAGAAGGTACCTGTGGCAAGTGTAGCAGAGTCATTGACTGGTCGTTTAGCCGGAGTGCAAATATCTACCACTGAGGGCTCACCCGACGCAGAAGTCAGAATAAGGGTGAGAGGTGGGGCTTCACTGACCCAGAGCAGCTCGCCGCTGTTTATTGTGGATGGCTTTCCTGTAAGCACTATATCGGATTTATCCCCATCAGATATCAAGTCCATCGACGTACTAAAAGATGCTTCATCAACGGCCATTTATGGTTCTCGGGGAGCAAACGGAGTGGTAATTATTACTACTAAGAGTGGTACTGAGGGAAAAGTCACGGTGAATTACAATTCTTTTTACGCAGTGAAGAAGATTGCCAAAACCCTGGATGTGCTTGATCCGGAAGATTATGCCAGATGGCAGTATGAATATGCGGTGCTGGATGCCAGTGAGGAAGGTGATTACTCATCTTATGAGGACTACTTCGGGTTGTTTGGTGACCTTGATCAATATGAAGGACAAGCAGCCAATGACTGGCAAAGGCAGATATATGGCCGTACAGGAACCACGTTTAGTAATGATCTGAGCATCCGCGGTGGCGGGCAAAAATTCAACTACTCTGCCAACTTCGCAAGATATGATGATAAGGCCATTATGATTGGTTCTGACTATGTGAGAAACAACATTACCTTAAAATTCAAAAACGCTCCGAATGATAAGATTGATCTGAATTTTTCATTGCGTTATTCTGATACAGAAATCAACGGAGGCGGAGCTAATGAACAGAACGAGGTATCTTCTGCTGACTCCAGATTGAAACACGCAGTAGCTTATGCACCTATTCCGATATCGGGTGTGAGTCTATCAGATGATACCAATGAGCAAACTTCAGGAGATCTGGTAAATCCGATTGTTTCCACGAATGACAATGACCGATTGCAAAAACGGAATAATTACAACATCGCAGGGAGCTTTGCCTGGAAAATAATTGATCCATTGCAGCTAAGCACTTCTTTTACGGTGGATAACTACAATTACCAGGACAATCGTTTTTATGGGGTGACTACTTACAAAGCAAGAGACCGCTCTCCTGCATACCCAAATCAGCCGTCAGCACTCTTTAGCGATAGGAAAGAGGTAAGACTCAGGAATACCAATACGGTGACTTATGATGTCCTCAAGGGGGAGTTACATAACCTAAAAGTGATGGGGGGGCATGAAATGCTATTTACCCAGACCAATGAGTTGGAATATGAAATTCAGGGTTATCCAGTATTATTTAGTGCAGATGAAGCTTTCAAGCTGACGACACAAGGACAGTCTATCTACGCAGATAATAATTTTAGTCCGGACGATAAACTGTTATCATTCTTTGGAAGGGCTAATTATGACTATAAGAATCGCTACCTAATCAGTGCGGTATACAGAGCTGATGGATCCAGCCGATTCAAAGGAGACAATGTTTGGGGGTATTTCCCATCATTATCTGGCGGGTGGAAGATTACCGAAGAGAGCTTTATGAGCGGGCTGACCAAATGGGTGTACCTATTGAAACTTCGTGCCAGTTATGGGTTGGCCGGGAATAACAATATACCAAGAGGCCAGACCGTACAGACATTTGAATCCAGAAATACCACTTACATCAACGACGTAAATAGTTACTGGGCGGCTTCTACCATCATGGCCAATCCTGATTTGAAATGGGAGACCACGGAAACTAAAAATATCGGATTGGATTTCGGTTTGCTTGAAGGCCGGGTAACCGGTACAATAGAGGCTTATCAAAATAACACCCGCGACTTACTGATTCGTTTCCCTGTAGCAGGCACAGGCTATGAATATCAGTATCGAAATATGGGTGAAACGGAGAACAAAGGGGTCGAGCTAAGCCTTAATGGTATCGCATTGGATAAAAAAGACTATGGTCTGAATTTCAACTTCAACATTGCTTTCAATAGAAATAACATCAAATCACTTGGTGTGATGGACGAGTTGGTGGGCACGGAAGTAACCACTGGATGGGCCTCTACTCAGATTGCCAACGACTACCTGGCCCAAGTAGGAGATCCAATTGGCAGGATGTACGGGTATGTATCTGATGGTCGGTACGAAGTGGATGATTTCGAAGAATATGATGAGAACTCCGGACAGTGGGTACTCAAGGAAGGTGTGGTGACTTCAGATGGTATATTAACGCCACGTCCGGGTATGATGAAATTGATGGATCTTGATGGAAATGACACCATTACCATCGATGATCGAAGGTTTATAGGCAATGCTAATCCCAAACATACAGGTGGTTTTGTGCTCAACGCCTACGCTTATGGATTTGACCTCACGGCCGCCTTCAACTGGAGCTATGGAAATGACATCTATAATGCCAATAAAGTGGAGTTCACTTCAGCCAATGAAAACAATCAGTATCGAAACCTGATCTCCGTTCAGGAAGAGGGAGAGAGATGGACTAATATAGATTGGAATACCGGCGAACTGATCACTGATCCGGCACAACTGGCGGCAGTGAATGCCAACACCACCATGTGGAGTCCATACATGGATCGGTACATCTTTAGTGACTGGGCAGTTGAAGATGGATCCTTTCTAAGGCTCAATACGCTCACTTTAGGTTATACTTTACCTAAGGCGATTATTGAAAGAGCCCGTATTGAAAACCTTAGATTCTATATCACGGGTTACAACCTGTTTATCCTGACAGACTATACGGGATTTGATCCTGAGGTATCCACCAGACGAAAAACCCCACTCACACCGGGTGTGGACTATTCAGCTTATCCACGTAGCAGGCAGTTTACTGTTGGCATGAATCTTACGTTTTAA